One part of the Ursus arctos isolate Adak ecotype North America unplaced genomic scaffold, UrsArc2.0 scaffold_14, whole genome shotgun sequence genome encodes these proteins:
- the GPX1 gene encoding glutathione peroxidase 1 yields the protein MCAAPLAAAAAAAVVAAAPRSVYAFSARPLTGGEPLSLGSLRGKVLLIENVASLUGTTVRDYTQMNELQRRLGPRGLVVLGFPCNQFGHQENGKNEEILNSLKYVRPGGGFEPNFTLFEKCEVNGAQAHPLFAFLREALPVPSDDATALMTDPKFIIWSPVCRNDVAWNFEKFLVGPDGVPVRRYSRRFPTIDIEPDIEALLSQAPSCA from the exons ATGTGCGCCGCTccgctcgccgccgccgccgccgctgctgtaGTGGCGGCGGCCCCGCGCTCGGTGTATGCCTTCTCTGCGCGCCCGCTGACCGGCGGGGAGCCCCTGAGCCTGGGTTCCCTGCGGGGCAAGGTGCTGCTCATCGAGAATGTGGCGTCGCTCTGAGGCACAACGGTCCGGGACTACACCCAGATGAACGAGCTGCAGCGGCGCCTCGGGCCCCGGGGCCTGGTTGTGCTCGGTTTCCCGTGCAACCAGTTTGGGCATCAG GAGAACGGTAAGAACGAAGAGATCCTGAATTCCCTCAAGTACGTCCGACCCGGCGGCGGGTTCGAGCCCAACTTTACGCTTTTTGAGAAGTGCGAGGTGAACGGCGCGCAGGCGCACCCTCTCTTCGCCTTCCTGCGGGAGGCTCTGCCTGTCCCCAGTGACGACGCCACTGCGCTCATGACCGACCCAAAGTTCATCATCTGGTCTCCCGTGTGCCGCAACGACGTCGCCTGGAACTTTGAGAAGTTCCTGGTGGGCCCGGATGGCGTGCCTGTGCGCAGGTACAGCCGCCGCTTTCCAACCATCGATATCGAGCCTGACATCGAAGCCCTGCTGTCCCAGGCGCCCAGCTGTGCCTAG
- the RHOA gene encoding transforming protein RhoA → MAAIRKKLVIVGDGACGKTCLLIVFSKDQFPEVYVPTVFENYVADIEVDGKQVELALWDTAGQEDYDRLRPLSYPDTDVILMCFSIDSPDSLENIPEKWTPEVKHFCPNVPIILVGNKKDLRNDEHTRRELAKMKQEPVKPEEGRDMANRIGAFGYMECSAKTKDGVREVFEMATRAALQARRGKKKSGCLVL, encoded by the exons ATGGCTGCCATCCGGAAGAAACTGGTGATTGTTGGTGATGGAGCCTGTGGCAAGACTTGTTTGCTCATCGTCTTTAGCAAGGACCAGTTCCCAGAGGTATATGTACCCACAGTGTTTGAGAACTATGTGGCAGATATTGAAGTTGATGGGAAGCAG GTAGAGTTGGCTTTGTGGGATACAGCTGGGCAGGAAGATTATGATCGCTTGAGGCCTCTCTCCTATCCGGACACTGATGTTATACTGATGTGTTTCTCCATTGACAGCCCTGATAGTTTAG aaaaCATCCCAGAAAAATGGACCCCGGAAGTCAAGCACTTCTGTCCCAACGTACCCATCATCCTGGTTGGGAACAAGAAGGACCTTCGGAATGATGAGCACACAAGGCGGGAGCTAGCCAAGATGAAGCAG GAGCCAGTGAAACCGGAAGAAGGCAGAGATATGGCAAACAGGATTGGCGCTTTTGGGTACATGGAGTGTTCAGCAAAGACCAAAGATGGAGTGAGGGAGGTTTTTGAAATGGCCACGAGAGCTGCTCTGCAAGCCAGACGTGGGAAGAAAAAATCTGGGTGCCTTGTCTTGTGA